The following coding sequences are from one Macaca mulatta isolate MMU2019108-1 chromosome 7, T2T-MMU8v2.0, whole genome shotgun sequence window:
- the ARHGEF40 gene encoding rho guanine nucleotide exchange factor 40 isoform X3 — MEPEPVEDCVQSTLAALYPPFEATAPTLLGQVFQVVERTYREDALRYTLDFLVPAKHLLAKVQQEACAQYSGFLFFHEGWPLCLHEQVVVQLAALPWQLLRPGDFYLQVVPSAAQAPRLALKCLAPGGGRVQEIPVPNEACAYLFTPEWLQGINKDRPTGRLSTCLLSAPSGIQRLPWAELICPRFVHKEGLMVGHQPSTLPPELPSGPPGLPSPPLPEEALGTRSPGDGHNAPVEGPEGEYVELLEVTLPVRGSPADAEGSPGPSRVRTVPTRKGAGGKGRHRRHRAWVHQKGLGPRDQDGARPPGEGSSTGASPESPPGAEAVPEAVVLEVSEPPAEAVGEASESCPLRPGELRGGGGGQGAEGPPGTPRRTGKGNRRKKRAAGRGALSRGGDSAPLSPGDKEEASHQEALGNLPSPSDHKLPECSLVKEEYEDSGKPDSEPKEFKTAGEKEPQPSEACGPTEEDAREREQEGPGLVCMAGHAGPEGLLSDTPTPLLETVQEGKADSIPEEALPVSISDDPDVAWDLMASGFFVLTGGVDQSGRALLTITPPCPPEEPPPSRDMLNTTLHYLHSLLRPDLQTLGLSVLLDLRQAPSLPPALITVLSQLQDSGDPPLVQRLLILTHDDLPSELCGFQGAEVLSENDLKRVTTPEELQWELGGHRDPSPSHWVEIHQEVVRLCRLCQGVLGSVRQAIEELEGAAEPEEEEAVGMPKPLQKVLADPRLTALQRDGGAILMRLRSTHSSKLEGQGPATLYQEVDEAIHQLVRLSNLHVQHQEQRQCLRRLQQVLQWLSGPGEEQLASFAVPGDTLSALQETELRFRAFSAEVQERLAQAREALALEENATSQKVLDIFEQRLEQVESGLHRALRLQRFFQQAHEWVDEGFARLAGAGPGREAVLAALALRRAPEPSAGTFQEMRALALDLGNPAALREWGRCRARCQELERRIQQHLGEEASPRGYRRRRADSASSGGAQWGPHSPSPSLSSLLLPSSPGPRAAPSHCSLAPCGEDYEEEGPELAPEAEGRPPRAVLIRGLEVTSTEVVDRTCSPREHVLLGRAGGPDGPWGVGTPRMERKRSISAQQRLVSELIACEQDYVATLSEPVPPPGPELTPELRGTWAAALSARERLRSFHRTHFLRELQGCATHPLRIGACFLRHGDQFSLYAQYVKHRHKLENGLAVLSPSSKGSMEAGPYLPRALQQPLEQLARYGRLLEELLREAGPELSSERQALGAAVQLLREQEARGRDLLAVEAVRGCEIDLKEQGQLLHRDPFTVICGRKKCLRHVFLFEHLLLFSKLKGPEGGSEMFVYKQAFKTADMGLTENIGDSGLCFELWFRRRRAREAYTLQATSPEIKLKWTSSIAQLLWRQAAHNKELRVQQMVSMGIGNKPFLDIKALGERTLSALLTGRAPETLDSSGDVSPGPRNSPSLQPPNPGSSTPTLASRGILGLSRQSHARALSDPTTPL; from the exons ATG GAGCCTGAGCCAGTGGAGGACTGTGTGCAGAGCACTCTCGCCGCCCTGTATCCACCCTTTGAGGCAACAGCCCCTACCCTGTTGGGCCAGGTGTTCCAGGTGGTGGAGAGGACTTATCGGGAGGACGCACTGAGGTACACGCTGGACTTCCTGGTACCAGCCAAGCACCTGCTTGCCAAGGTCCAGCAGGAAGCCTGT GCCCAGTACAGTGGATTCCTCTTCTTCCATGAGGGGTGGCCGCTCTGCCTGCATGAACAGGTGGTGGTGCAGCTAGCAGCCCTACCCTGGCAACTGCTGCGCCCAGGAGACTTCTATCTGCAAGTGGTGCCCTCAGCTGCCCAGGCACCACGACTAGCACTCAAGTGTCTGGCCCCTGGGGGTGGGCGGGTGCAGGAGATTCCTGTGCCCAATGAGGCCTGTGCCTACCTATTCACACCTGAGTGGCTACAAGGCATCAACAAGGACCGGCCAACAGGTCGCCTCAGTACCTGCCTACTGTCTGCACCCTCAGGGATTCAGCGGCTGCCCTGGGCTGAGCTCATCTGCCCACGATTTGTGCACAAAGAGGGCCTCATGGTCGGACATCAGCCAAGTACGCTGCCCCCAGAACTGCCCTCTGGACCTCCAGGGCTTCCCAGCCCTCCACTTCCTGAGGAGGCGCTGGGTACCCGGAGTCCTGGGGATGGGCACAATGCCCCTGTGGAAGGACCTGAGGGCGAGTACGTGGAGCTGTTGGAGGTGACGCTGCCTGTGAGGGGGAGCCCAGCAGATGCTGAAGGCTCCCCGGGCCCCTCCAGAGTACGGACAGTACCCACTCGCAAGGGTGCTGGAGGGAAGGGCCGCCACCGGAGACACCGGGCGTGGGTGCACCAGAAGGGCCTGGGACCTCGGGACCAGGATGGAGCACGCCCACCCGGCGAGGGGAGCAGCACTGGAGCCTCCCCTGAGTCTCCCCCAGGAGCTGAGGCTGTCCCAGAGGCAGTAGTCTTAGAGGTGTCTGAGCCCCCAGCAGAGGCCGTGGGAGAAGCCTCTGAATCTTGCCCCCTGAGGCCAGGGGAGcttagaggaggaggaggaggccagggAGCTGAAGGACCACCTGGTACCCCTCGGAGAACAGgcaaaggaaacagaagaaagaagcGAGCTGCAGGCAGAGGGGCTCTTAGCCGAGGAGGGGACAGTGCCCCACTGAGCCCTGGGGATAAGGAAGAGGCCAGCCACCAAGAAGCCCTTGGCAATCTGCCCTCACCAAGTGATCACAAGCTTCCAGAATGCAGCCTGGTTAAGGAGGAATATGAAGACTCAGGGAAGCCAGACTCTGAGCCCAAAGAGTTCAAAACAGCAGGCGAGAAAGAGCCTCAGCCCTCTGAAGCCTGTGGGCCTACAGAAGAGGatgccagagagagagagcaggagggGCCAGGCCTGGTGTGTATGGCAG GACACGCAGGCCCAGAAGGCCTCCTGTCTGACACTCCGACACCTCTGCTGGAGACTGTGCAGGAAGGAAAAGCGGACAGCATTCCAGAAGAGGCCCTTCCAGTCTCCATCTCTGATGACCCTGATGTGGCTTGGGACTTGATGGCATCTGGATTCTTCGTCCTGACAG GAGGGGTGGACCAGAGTGGGCGAGCTCTGCTGACCATTACCCCACCGTGCCCTCCTGAGGAGCCCCCACCCTCCCGAGACATGCTGAACACAACTCTTCATTACCTCCACTCACTGCTCAG GCCTGATCTACAGACACTGGGGCTCTCCGTCCTGCTAGACCTTCGCCAGGCACCTTCACTGCCTCCAGCACTCATTACTGTCTTGAGCCAACTTCAG GACTCAGGAGATCCTCCCCTCGTTCAGCGGCTGCTGATTCTCACTCACGATGACCTTCCAAGTGAACTCTGTGGATTTCAG GGTGCTGAGGTGCTGTCAGAGAATGATCTGAAAAGAGTGACCACGCCAGAGGAGCTGCAGTGGGAGTTAGGAGGTCACAGGGACCCCTCTCCCAGTCACTGGGTAGAGATACACCAG GAAGTGGTAAGGCTATGCCGCCTGTGCCAAGGTGTGCTGGGCTCGGTACGGCAGGCCATTGAGGAGCTGGAGGGAGCAGCAGAGCCAGAGGAAGAG GAGGCAGTGGGAATGCCCAAGCCCCTGCAGAAGGTGCTGGCAGATCCCCGGCTGACGGCACTGCAGAGGGATGGGGGGGCCATCCTGATGAGGCTGCGCTCCACTCACAGCAGCAA ACTGGAGGGCCAAGGCCCAGCTACACTGTATCAGGAAGTGGACGAGGCCATTCACCAGCTCGTGCGCCTCTCCAACCTGCACGTGCAGCATCAAGAGCAGCGGCAGTGCCTGCGGCGACTCCAGCAG GTGTTGCAGTGGCTCTCGGGCCCAGGGGAGGAGCAGCTGGCAAGCTTTGCTGTGCCCGGGGACACCTTGTCTGCCCTGCAGGAGACAGAGCTGCGATTCCGGGCTTTCAGCGCTGAGGTCCAG GAGCGCCTGGCCCAGGCACGGGAGGCCCTGGCTCTGGAGGAGAATGCCACCTCCCAGAAGGTGCTGGATATCTTTGAACAGCGGCTGGAACAGGTTGAGAGTGGCCTCCATCGGGCCCTGCGGCTACAGCGCTTCTTCCAGCAG GCACATGAATGGGTGGATGAGGGCTTTGCTCGACTGGCAGGAGCTGGGCCGGGTCGGGAGGCTGTGCTGGCTGCACTGGCCCTGCGGCGGGCCCCAGAGCCCAGTGCCGGCACCTTCCAGGAGATGCGGGCCCTGGCCCTGGACCTGGGCAACCCAGCAGCCCTGCGAGAATGGGGCCGCTGCCGGGCCCGCTGCCAAGAGCTGGAGAGGAGGATTCAGCAACACCTGGGAGAGGAGGCGAGCCCACGGGGCTACCGACGACGGCGGGCAGACAGTGCCAGCAGTGGAGGGGCCCAGTGGGGCCCCCACAGCCCCTCACCCAGCCTCAGCTCCTTGCTGCTCCCCAGCAGCCCTGGGCCACGGGCAGCCCCATCCCATTGCTCCTTGGCCCCATGTGGAGAGGACTATGAGGAGGAAGGCCCTGAGCTGGCTCCAGAAGCAGAGGGCAGGCCCCCACGGGCTGTGCTGATTCGAGGCCTGGAGGTCACCAGCACTGAGGTGGTAGACAGGACGTGCTCACCGCGGGAACACGTGCTGCTGGGCCGGGCTGGGGGGCCAGACGGACCCTGGGGAGTAGGCACCCCCCGGATGGAGCGCAAGCGGAGCATCAG TGCCCAGCAGCGTCTGGTGTCTGAGCTGATTGCCTGTGAACAAGATTACGTGGCCACCTTGAGTGAACCAGTGCCACCCCCTGGGCCTGAGCTGACTCCTGAACTTCGGGGCACTTGGGCTGCTGCCCTGAGTGCCCGGGAAAGGCTTCGCAGCTTCCACCGGACACACTTTCTGCGGGAGCTTCAGGGCTGTGCCACCCACCCCCTACGCATTGGGGCCTGCTTCCTTCGCCAT GGGGACCAGTTCAGCCTTTATGCACAGTACGTGAAGCACCGACACAAACTGGAGAATGGTCTGGCTGTGCTCAGTCCCTCAAGCAAG GGCTCCATGGAGGCTGGACCTTACCTGCCCCGAGCCCTGCAACAGCCTCTGGAACAGCTGGCTCGGTATGGGCGGCTCCTGGAGGAGCTCCTGAGGGAAGCTGGGCCTGAGCTGAGTTCTGAGCGCCAGGCCCTTGGGGCTGCTGTACAGCTGCTTCGGGAACAAGAGGCCCGTGGCAGAGACCTGCTGGCTGTGGAGGCGGTGCGTGGCTGTGAG ATAGATCTGAAGGAGCAGGGACAGCTCTTGCATCGAGACCCCTTCACTGTCATCTGTGGCCGAAAGAAGTGCCTTCGCCATGTCTTTCTCTTTGAGCATCTCCTCCTATTCAGCAAGCTCAAGGGCCCTGAAGGAGGGTCAGAGATGTTTGTTTACAAGCAGGCCTTTAAG ACTGCTGACATGGGGCTGACAGAAAACATCGGGGACAGCGGACTCTGCTTCGAGTTGTGGTTTCGGCGGCGGCGTGCACGAGAGGCATATACTCTGCAGGCAACCTCACCAGAGATCAAACTCAAGTGGACAAGTTCTATTGCCCAGCTGCTGTGGAGACAGGCAGCCCACAACAAGG AGCTCCGAGTGCAGCAGATGGTGTCCATGGGCATTGGGAATAAACCCTTCCTGGACATCAAAGCCCTTGGGGAGCGGACGCTGAGTGCCCTGCTCACTGGAAGAG CCCCAGAAACACTTGACTCTTCTGGAGATGTGTCCCCAGGACCAAGAAACAGCCCCAGCCTGCAACCCCCCAACCCTGGGAGCAGCACTCCCACCCTGGCCAGTCGAGGGATCTTAGGGCTATCCCGGCAG AGCCATGCTCGAGCCCTGAGTGACCCCACCACGCCTCTGTGA
- the ARHGEF40 gene encoding rho guanine nucleotide exchange factor 40 isoform X1 — protein MEPEPVEDCVQSTLAALYPPFEATAPTLLGQVFQVVERTYREDALRYTLDFLVPAKHLLAKVQQEACAQYSGFLFFHEGWPLCLHEQVVVQLAALPWQLLRPGDFYLQVVPSAAQAPRLALKCLAPGGGRVQEIPVPNEACAYLFTPEWLQGINKDRPTGRLSTCLLSAPSGIQRLPWAELICPRFVHKEGLMVGHQPSTLPPELPSGPPGLPSPPLPEEALGTRSPGDGHNAPVEGPEGEYVELLEVTLPVRGSPADAEGSPGPSRVRTVPTRKGAGGKGRHRRHRAWVHQKGLGPRDQDGARPPGEGSSTGASPESPPGAEAVPEAVVLEVSEPPAEAVGEASESCPLRPGELRGGGGGQGAEGPPGTPRRTGKGNRRKKRAAGRGALSRGGDSAPLSPGDKEEASHQEALGNLPSPSDHKLPECSLVKEEYEDSGKPDSEPKEFKTAGEKEPQPSEACGPTEEDAREREQEGPGLVCMAGHAGPEGLLSDTPTPLLETVQEGKADSIPEEALPVSISDDPDVAWDLMASGFFVLTGGVDQSGRALLTITPPCPPEEPPPSRDMLNTTLHYLHSLLRPDLQTLGLSVLLDLRQAPSLPPALITVLSQLQDSGDPPLVQRLLILTHDDLPSELCGFQGAEVLSENDLKRVTTPEELQWELGGHRDPSPSHWVEIHQEVVRLCRLCQGVLGSVRQAIEELEGAAEPEEEEAVGMPKPLQKVLADPRLTALQRDGGAILMRLRSTHSSKLEGQGPATLYQEVDEAIHQLVRLSNLHVQHQEQRQCLRRLQQVLQWLSGPGEEQLASFAVPGDTLSALQETELRFRAFSAEVQERLAQAREALALEENATSQKVLDIFEQRLEQVESGLHRALRLQRFFQQAHEWVDEGFARLAGAGPGREAVLAALALRRAPEPSAGTFQEMRALALDLGNPAALREWGRCRARCQELERRIQQHLGEEASPRGYRRRRADSASSGGAQWGPHSPSPSLSSLLLPSSPGPRAAPSHCSLAPCGEDYEEEGPELAPEAEGRPPRAVLIRGLEVTSTEVVDRTCSPREHVLLGRAGGPDGPWGVGTPRMERKRSISAQQRLVSELIACEQDYVATLSEPVPPPGPELTPELRGTWAAALSARERLRSFHRTHFLRELQGCATHPLRIGACFLRHGDQFSLYAQYVKHRHKLENGLAVLSPSSKGSMEAGPYLPRALQQPLEQLARYGRLLEELLREAGPELSSERQALGAAVQLLREQEARGRDLLAVEAVRGCEIDLKEQGQLLHRDPFTVICGRKKCLRHVFLFEHLLLFSKLKGPEGGSEMFVYKQAFKTADMGLTENIGDSGLCFELWFRRRRAREAYTLQATSPEIKLKWTSSIAQLLWRQAAHNKELRVQQMVSMGIGNKPFLDIKALGERTLSALLTGRAARTRASVAVSSFEHAGPSLPGLSPGACSLPARVEEEAWDLDVKQISLASPSAPETLDSSGDVSPGPRNSPSLQPPNPGSSTPTLASRGILGLSRQSHARALSDPTTPL, from the exons ATG GAGCCTGAGCCAGTGGAGGACTGTGTGCAGAGCACTCTCGCCGCCCTGTATCCACCCTTTGAGGCAACAGCCCCTACCCTGTTGGGCCAGGTGTTCCAGGTGGTGGAGAGGACTTATCGGGAGGACGCACTGAGGTACACGCTGGACTTCCTGGTACCAGCCAAGCACCTGCTTGCCAAGGTCCAGCAGGAAGCCTGT GCCCAGTACAGTGGATTCCTCTTCTTCCATGAGGGGTGGCCGCTCTGCCTGCATGAACAGGTGGTGGTGCAGCTAGCAGCCCTACCCTGGCAACTGCTGCGCCCAGGAGACTTCTATCTGCAAGTGGTGCCCTCAGCTGCCCAGGCACCACGACTAGCACTCAAGTGTCTGGCCCCTGGGGGTGGGCGGGTGCAGGAGATTCCTGTGCCCAATGAGGCCTGTGCCTACCTATTCACACCTGAGTGGCTACAAGGCATCAACAAGGACCGGCCAACAGGTCGCCTCAGTACCTGCCTACTGTCTGCACCCTCAGGGATTCAGCGGCTGCCCTGGGCTGAGCTCATCTGCCCACGATTTGTGCACAAAGAGGGCCTCATGGTCGGACATCAGCCAAGTACGCTGCCCCCAGAACTGCCCTCTGGACCTCCAGGGCTTCCCAGCCCTCCACTTCCTGAGGAGGCGCTGGGTACCCGGAGTCCTGGGGATGGGCACAATGCCCCTGTGGAAGGACCTGAGGGCGAGTACGTGGAGCTGTTGGAGGTGACGCTGCCTGTGAGGGGGAGCCCAGCAGATGCTGAAGGCTCCCCGGGCCCCTCCAGAGTACGGACAGTACCCACTCGCAAGGGTGCTGGAGGGAAGGGCCGCCACCGGAGACACCGGGCGTGGGTGCACCAGAAGGGCCTGGGACCTCGGGACCAGGATGGAGCACGCCCACCCGGCGAGGGGAGCAGCACTGGAGCCTCCCCTGAGTCTCCCCCAGGAGCTGAGGCTGTCCCAGAGGCAGTAGTCTTAGAGGTGTCTGAGCCCCCAGCAGAGGCCGTGGGAGAAGCCTCTGAATCTTGCCCCCTGAGGCCAGGGGAGcttagaggaggaggaggaggccagggAGCTGAAGGACCACCTGGTACCCCTCGGAGAACAGgcaaaggaaacagaagaaagaagcGAGCTGCAGGCAGAGGGGCTCTTAGCCGAGGAGGGGACAGTGCCCCACTGAGCCCTGGGGATAAGGAAGAGGCCAGCCACCAAGAAGCCCTTGGCAATCTGCCCTCACCAAGTGATCACAAGCTTCCAGAATGCAGCCTGGTTAAGGAGGAATATGAAGACTCAGGGAAGCCAGACTCTGAGCCCAAAGAGTTCAAAACAGCAGGCGAGAAAGAGCCTCAGCCCTCTGAAGCCTGTGGGCCTACAGAAGAGGatgccagagagagagagcaggagggGCCAGGCCTGGTGTGTATGGCAG GACACGCAGGCCCAGAAGGCCTCCTGTCTGACACTCCGACACCTCTGCTGGAGACTGTGCAGGAAGGAAAAGCGGACAGCATTCCAGAAGAGGCCCTTCCAGTCTCCATCTCTGATGACCCTGATGTGGCTTGGGACTTGATGGCATCTGGATTCTTCGTCCTGACAG GAGGGGTGGACCAGAGTGGGCGAGCTCTGCTGACCATTACCCCACCGTGCCCTCCTGAGGAGCCCCCACCCTCCCGAGACATGCTGAACACAACTCTTCATTACCTCCACTCACTGCTCAG GCCTGATCTACAGACACTGGGGCTCTCCGTCCTGCTAGACCTTCGCCAGGCACCTTCACTGCCTCCAGCACTCATTACTGTCTTGAGCCAACTTCAG GACTCAGGAGATCCTCCCCTCGTTCAGCGGCTGCTGATTCTCACTCACGATGACCTTCCAAGTGAACTCTGTGGATTTCAG GGTGCTGAGGTGCTGTCAGAGAATGATCTGAAAAGAGTGACCACGCCAGAGGAGCTGCAGTGGGAGTTAGGAGGTCACAGGGACCCCTCTCCCAGTCACTGGGTAGAGATACACCAG GAAGTGGTAAGGCTATGCCGCCTGTGCCAAGGTGTGCTGGGCTCGGTACGGCAGGCCATTGAGGAGCTGGAGGGAGCAGCAGAGCCAGAGGAAGAG GAGGCAGTGGGAATGCCCAAGCCCCTGCAGAAGGTGCTGGCAGATCCCCGGCTGACGGCACTGCAGAGGGATGGGGGGGCCATCCTGATGAGGCTGCGCTCCACTCACAGCAGCAA ACTGGAGGGCCAAGGCCCAGCTACACTGTATCAGGAAGTGGACGAGGCCATTCACCAGCTCGTGCGCCTCTCCAACCTGCACGTGCAGCATCAAGAGCAGCGGCAGTGCCTGCGGCGACTCCAGCAG GTGTTGCAGTGGCTCTCGGGCCCAGGGGAGGAGCAGCTGGCAAGCTTTGCTGTGCCCGGGGACACCTTGTCTGCCCTGCAGGAGACAGAGCTGCGATTCCGGGCTTTCAGCGCTGAGGTCCAG GAGCGCCTGGCCCAGGCACGGGAGGCCCTGGCTCTGGAGGAGAATGCCACCTCCCAGAAGGTGCTGGATATCTTTGAACAGCGGCTGGAACAGGTTGAGAGTGGCCTCCATCGGGCCCTGCGGCTACAGCGCTTCTTCCAGCAG GCACATGAATGGGTGGATGAGGGCTTTGCTCGACTGGCAGGAGCTGGGCCGGGTCGGGAGGCTGTGCTGGCTGCACTGGCCCTGCGGCGGGCCCCAGAGCCCAGTGCCGGCACCTTCCAGGAGATGCGGGCCCTGGCCCTGGACCTGGGCAACCCAGCAGCCCTGCGAGAATGGGGCCGCTGCCGGGCCCGCTGCCAAGAGCTGGAGAGGAGGATTCAGCAACACCTGGGAGAGGAGGCGAGCCCACGGGGCTACCGACGACGGCGGGCAGACAGTGCCAGCAGTGGAGGGGCCCAGTGGGGCCCCCACAGCCCCTCACCCAGCCTCAGCTCCTTGCTGCTCCCCAGCAGCCCTGGGCCACGGGCAGCCCCATCCCATTGCTCCTTGGCCCCATGTGGAGAGGACTATGAGGAGGAAGGCCCTGAGCTGGCTCCAGAAGCAGAGGGCAGGCCCCCACGGGCTGTGCTGATTCGAGGCCTGGAGGTCACCAGCACTGAGGTGGTAGACAGGACGTGCTCACCGCGGGAACACGTGCTGCTGGGCCGGGCTGGGGGGCCAGACGGACCCTGGGGAGTAGGCACCCCCCGGATGGAGCGCAAGCGGAGCATCAG TGCCCAGCAGCGTCTGGTGTCTGAGCTGATTGCCTGTGAACAAGATTACGTGGCCACCTTGAGTGAACCAGTGCCACCCCCTGGGCCTGAGCTGACTCCTGAACTTCGGGGCACTTGGGCTGCTGCCCTGAGTGCCCGGGAAAGGCTTCGCAGCTTCCACCGGACACACTTTCTGCGGGAGCTTCAGGGCTGTGCCACCCACCCCCTACGCATTGGGGCCTGCTTCCTTCGCCAT GGGGACCAGTTCAGCCTTTATGCACAGTACGTGAAGCACCGACACAAACTGGAGAATGGTCTGGCTGTGCTCAGTCCCTCAAGCAAG GGCTCCATGGAGGCTGGACCTTACCTGCCCCGAGCCCTGCAACAGCCTCTGGAACAGCTGGCTCGGTATGGGCGGCTCCTGGAGGAGCTCCTGAGGGAAGCTGGGCCTGAGCTGAGTTCTGAGCGCCAGGCCCTTGGGGCTGCTGTACAGCTGCTTCGGGAACAAGAGGCCCGTGGCAGAGACCTGCTGGCTGTGGAGGCGGTGCGTGGCTGTGAG ATAGATCTGAAGGAGCAGGGACAGCTCTTGCATCGAGACCCCTTCACTGTCATCTGTGGCCGAAAGAAGTGCCTTCGCCATGTCTTTCTCTTTGAGCATCTCCTCCTATTCAGCAAGCTCAAGGGCCCTGAAGGAGGGTCAGAGATGTTTGTTTACAAGCAGGCCTTTAAG ACTGCTGACATGGGGCTGACAGAAAACATCGGGGACAGCGGACTCTGCTTCGAGTTGTGGTTTCGGCGGCGGCGTGCACGAGAGGCATATACTCTGCAGGCAACCTCACCAGAGATCAAACTCAAGTGGACAAGTTCTATTGCCCAGCTGCTGTGGAGACAGGCAGCCCACAACAAGG AGCTCCGAGTGCAGCAGATGGTGTCCATGGGCATTGGGAATAAACCCTTCCTGGACATCAAAGCCCTTGGGGAGCGGACGCTGAGTGCCCTGCTCACTGGAAGAG CCGCCCGCACCCGGGCCTCCGTGGCCGTGTCATCCTTTGAGCATGCCGGCCCCTCCCTTCCCGGCCTTTCGCCGGGAGCCTGCTCCCTGCCTGCCCGCGTCGAGGAGGAGGCCTGGGATCTGGACGTCAAGCAAATTTCCCTGG CTTCCCCTTCAGCCCCAGAAACACTTGACTCTTCTGGAGATGTGTCCCCAGGACCAAGAAACAGCCCCAGCCTGCAACCCCCCAACCCTGGGAGCAGCACTCCCACCCTGGCCAGTCGAGGGATCTTAGGGCTATCCCGGCAG AGCCATGCTCGAGCCCTGAGTGACCCCACCACGCCTCTGTGA